AGAGGTCGGGGCGCAGCAGCGGTTCGCCCCCACTGAAGATGACGATGCGGACGCCCACGCCCGCCAGGCTGTCGAGCAGATTACGCGCCTCGGTCGTGCTCAGGTCGCTGGCCGCGGCACGGCGGCCGGCTGAGGCGTAGCAGTGCGGGCAGCTGAGGTTGCAGTGTCGGCAGACGTTCCACACCACTACCGGAGGGGCGTTGCGCCCCCCCGGCCCGTAACGGGCGGGCGCCCGGCTCACGCTGAAGTCGGCCGGGACGCGGCCGAGGGCAAGCTTCAGCAGGTCGCTGACCTCAAGCATGGGCGCCTGCGCCGGTCAGTAAACGTCGTGGGCGGTGTTGAAGACGTTGAACTTGCCCGTCGGGGTCACCACCCAGTCGCCGGTGATGCGTGCCTTCTCTTCGAGCGAGGCGTCGTCATAGACCACCAGTTCACCGTTCTTGTCCCACGAGGACACCCAGACCTCGTTGCCGTCCTTGTTGTACTCGAAGTGGACCGCGCGGCCTTGGTTGGCGGTCTGGAAGCACTTCTCGATGCTGCCGTCCTTCTTCGAGTAGACACAGACGTTGGCGATCGCCTTGCTGTCGTTGCTCAGCGGCGAATCCATCCACACCCATTGTGACTTCGGGTGGGTCTTCAGAAACAGGCCGCCGGTGGCAGGCAACTTAAGGTTGCGCACCACCTTCCAGGCGTGTTCCGGCTTGCCGGCCGGGTCGGCGCCGTAGACCACCAGTCGGCCTTCACCGATGTGGACGGTGCCGTTGACCGAGCCAAACTCCGGGTCTTCCCAGTTGGCGCCGCGGCCGGGATGCGGCTTGATGCCGGTCTCGAACTTGGTGACCAGCTTCTTCTCTTTCGCGTCGACCACCACGATGCTGTTGCGCATATTAGCCGCGACCATGAAGTAGCGCTTGGTCTTGTCCCAACCGCCGTCATGGAGGAAGCGCTCGGTCGCGATCTTCGAGGTCATGGGAAAGCCGGGCTTGGAGTAATCGACAATCGCCACGTAGCCTGACTCCTTGAGGCTGACGATCCAGTAAGGGCCGTCGTGGGCCGGGATAATCGAGGCGACGCGCACTTCTTTGAGCGCTTCCTTGGTATCGTAGGTCGGAGTCAGCACGTCGACGACGGTCTTGGGCTCGAGCGTCTGGCCGTCGAGGACGACGTACTGCGGCGGCCAATAGCAGCCCTCGATGACCAGCTTGTCTTCGAAGCCCTTGTACTTCGAGGCCTCGACGCTGCGGGCATCGTAGCAGCCCTGTACCTGCGCTACCAAGGTGGGTTTGTCCGGCCACAGATCGATCATCGAGACCCGGCCATCCCGGCCAATGGCGTAGAAGTAGCGGCCGGTGGAGGAGGAGCGCAGGATGTGCACGGCGAAGCCGGTATCGATGACCGCTACCTGCTCCTTCTTGTCGCCGTCGACGATCGCCACCTTGCCGGCATCGCGCATGATGACGCCGAAATAGTTCTCCCAGTTGCGCTTGGTCTGCACGCTCTTCGGGCGCTTGTCGACGGGGACGAACAGCTTCCAGCTCTCCTTGATGTCCTTCAGCCCGCGCTGGGGTGGCTCGGGCGGCGGCAGCTGGAGATAGTTGGCCAGCAGTTTGATCTCATCCGCCGAAAGGATTCCGGACTTACCCCACGCCGGCATGCCTCCGGGGGTGCCCTTGGTCAGGATGATTTCCAACCCCTCGTTGCCGAGTTCCTGCGCCCGCTTGTCGCTGACTGCTGGCCCGGTGGCACCGGCGCGCAGTGTGCCGTGACAACCGGCGCAGCGGTCGAAATAGATCTGCTTGGCCTTGTTGAACTCCGGCTCTGAGAGCTTTGGCGGCGCGGCGGCCGGCTGCTGCGCCCAGGCGACGCTCCACAACCCGGGCAGGCTGGCCAGCAAGCCCGCGCACAGGCTCCAG
The Deltaproteobacteria bacterium DNA segment above includes these coding regions:
- a CDS encoding c-type cytochrome gives rise to the protein MKTRIGVSTRGRLRWSLCAGLLASLPGLWSVAWAQQPAAAPPKLSEPEFNKAKQIYFDRCAGCHGTLRAGATGPAVSDKRAQELGNEGLEIILTKGTPGGMPAWGKSGILSADEIKLLANYLQLPPPEPPQRGLKDIKESWKLFVPVDKRPKSVQTKRNWENYFGVIMRDAGKVAIVDGDKKEQVAVIDTGFAVHILRSSSTGRYFYAIGRDGRVSMIDLWPDKPTLVAQVQGCYDARSVEASKYKGFEDKLVIEGCYWPPQYVVLDGQTLEPKTVVDVLTPTYDTKEALKEVRVASIIPAHDGPYWIVSLKESGYVAIVDYSKPGFPMTSKIATERFLHDGGWDKTKRYFMVAANMRNSIVVVDAKEKKLVTKFETGIKPHPGRGANWEDPEFGSVNGTVHIGEGRLVVYGADPAGKPEHAWKVVRNLKLPATGGLFLKTHPKSQWVWMDSPLSNDSKAIANVCVYSKKDGSIEKCFQTANQGRAVHFEYNKDGNEVWVSSWDKNGELVVYDDASLEEKARITGDWVVTPTGKFNVFNTAHDVY